The Nitrospirota bacterium nucleotide sequence AGCTCGCGGGGGAAGGCCTCTTCCGGGAACTGAAGCGTCGGCGGTTTTACGAGAAGCCGAGCGTCAGGAAGAAAGCCAAGGAGCGCGAGGCACAGCGTCGGCGTCAAAAATGGTTGGCGAAGCGTAAGCCAGA carries:
- the rpsU gene encoding 30S ribosomal protein S21, translated to MEIKVFNNNVEKALKVAKKKLAGEGLFRELKRRRFYEKPSVRKKAKEREAQRRRQKWLAKRKP